The following coding sequences lie in one Xylocopa sonorina isolate GNS202 chromosome 15, iyXylSono1_principal, whole genome shotgun sequence genomic window:
- the LOC143430763 gene encoding uncharacterized protein LOC143430763, protein MLTGYEFVLHKCTASAELNRKHQNEEKSNINLNKRSFTMQNENITSSQIHSATHLANSKLTNNDSFNNYSETSNMRTKRLLMERIAKARL, encoded by the coding sequence ATGCTTACAGGATATGAATTCGTTTTACATAAATGTACGGCCAGTGCTGAATTGAATAGAAAACATCAGAATGAAGAAAAATCAAATATTAATCTGAACAAACGCTCCTTTACAATGCAAAATGAAAATATTACTTCCTCACAAATACACTCTGCAACTCATCTTGCAAATTCAAAGCTTACTAATAATGATTCATTTAATAATTATTCTGAAACAAGCAATATGAGAACAAAACGACTTCTTATGGAAAGAATAGCAAAGGCACGATTATGA